Proteins co-encoded in one Strix uralensis isolate ZFMK-TIS-50842 chromosome 2, bStrUra1, whole genome shotgun sequence genomic window:
- the ALG8 gene encoding dolichyl pyrophosphate Glc1Man9GlcNAc2 alpha-1,3-glucosyltransferase isoform X1, with product MAAGGSAMAAGGRSWFLALALGVSFLKCLLIPAYYSTDFEVHRNWLAITHNLPISQWYYEETSQWTLDYPPFFAWFECALSHVAKYFDPKMLVIENLNYTSRATILFQRFSVIFTDILFVYAVRECCRCVNGKRAAKDVLEKPTFILAVLLLWNFGLLIVDHIHFQYNGFLFGLMLLSVARLCQKRYLEGALLFAVLLHFKHIYIYVAPAYGIYLLRSYCFTANNADGSLKWRSFSVLHVTLLGLIVCLVSALSLGPFIVLGQLPQVISRLFPFKRGLCHAYWAPNFWALYNAMDKALTIFGLKCNFLDPTKIPKASMTGGLVQEFQHTVLPCVTPLATLICTFISILPSVFCLWFKPQGPRGFLQCLVLCALSSFMFGWHVHEKAILLAILPLSLLSVQRAKDAGIYLLLTTIGHFSLFPLLFTPPELPIKILLMLLFTVYSFSSLNSLFRRERPLLNWLETIYLIQLVPLEIFCEIIFPLTPWKRHFPFVPLLLTSVYCALGVTYAWLKLYISVLTERISVRQKAE from the exons atggcggcgggcggcagcgcaaTGGCGGCGGGCGGCCGCAGCTGGTTTCTCGCCCTGGCGCTCGGCGTGTCCTTCCTCAAGTGCCTCCTCATCCCTGCGTA TTATTCCACAGATTTTGAAGTCCATAGGAATTGGCTTGCCATCACTCACAACTTACCCATCTCTCAGTGGTACTATGAA GAGACTTCGCAATGGACCCTGGATTATCCACCATTTTTTGCTTGGTTTGAGTGTGCACTTTCGCATGTTGCCAAGTACTTTGACCCCAAGATGTTGGTTATTGAAAATCTAAATTACACCAGTCGTGCAACCATCCTCTTCCAAAGATTTTCTGTCATCTTTACAGATATCCTTTTCGTATATGCAGTTCGTGA GTGCTGCAGATGTGTAAATGGAAAACGAGCTGCAAAGGATGTCCTGGAAAAACCAACATTTATTCTTGCTGTTCTGCTCTTGTGGAATTTTGGGTTGTTAATTGTGGATC ATATCCACTTTCAGTACAATGGCTTTCTATTTGGGCTGATGCTTCTTTCTGTTGCGCGACTATGTCAG aaacGATACTTGGAGGGTGCTcttctttttgctgttcttttgcaTTTCAAACACATCTACATATATGTGGCCCCAGCATATGGCATTTATTTATTACGATCCTATTGTTTTACTGCAAATAATGCAG ATGGATCCCTGAAGTGGAGAAGTTTCAGCGTGCTTCACGTGACTCTTCTGGGGTTGATTGTCTGCCTTGTTTCTGCTCTTTCGTTGGGCCCCTTCATAGTATTG ggCCAGCTGCCTCAAGTCATTTCACGGCTTTTTCCTTTCAAGCGAGGCCTCTGCCATGCTTACTGGGCCCCTAACTTCTGGGCTTTGTACAACGCCATGGATAAAGCACTAACAATTTTTG gtTTAAAGTGTAATTTTCTTGATCCCACAAAAATTCCTAAAGCCTCAATGACAGGAGGGCTGGTTCAAGAATTTCAGCATACTGTCCTCCCTTGTGTGACTCCCCTGGCAACATTAATCTGTACTTTCATATCTATATTG CcctctgttttctgtctttggtTTAAACCTCAAGGGCCCAGAGGCTTTCTACAGTGCCTTGTTCTTTGTGCGTTGAGCTCCTTCATGTTTGGCTGGCACGTGCATGAAAAAGCAATACTTCTTGCTATTCTGCCTTTAAG CTTGTTGTCTGTTCAGAGAGCGAAGGATGCTGGCATCTACTTGCTTCTGACAACCATAGggcatttctctctttttccattgTTGTTCACGCCACCAg AGCTTCCGATTAAAATACTGCTCATGCTGCTGTTTACTGTTTATAGCTTCTCTTCGTTGAATTCTCTATTCAG GAGGGAGAGGCCTCTCCTTAACTGGCTTGAAACAATCTACCTTATCCAACTAGTGCCTTTGGAAATCTTCTGTGAAATTATATTTCCTCTGACCCCCTGGAAAAGGCACTTTCCTTTTGTCCCTCTGTTGCTGACCTCTGTATACTGTGCTCTGGGTGTCACGTACGCTTGGCTGAAACTCTACATCTCTGTCTTGACTGAGAGAATTTCTGTCAGACAAAAGGCCGAGTAA
- the NDUFC2 gene encoding NADH dehydrogenase [ubiquinone] 1 subunit C2: protein MVFLPDESRALPPPPLVNKGSVWLGLVGWMAALLDNGFNRRPVIRAGVHRQILFTTVGWFVGYYLVKRTEYIHAKLDRELFEYVRHHPEDFKAAEKKRIGELLEDFHPVR, encoded by the exons ATGGTGTTCCTGCCCGACGAGtcgcgggcgctgccgccgcctcccctcGTCAACAAAGGCTCGGTCTGGCTGGGTCTGGTCGGCTGGATGGCGGCACTGCTGGACAACGGCTTCAACCGCCGCCCCGTCATCCGAGCCG gtgtTCACCGCCAGATCCTGTTCACTACCGTGGGATGGTTTGTTGGCTATTACCTTGTTAAACGTACGGAGTACATACATGCCAAACTGGACAGAGAGTTGTTTGAGTACGTCAGGCACCACCCAGAAGACTTTAAGGCAGCAG aaaagaaaagaataggGGAGCTTTTGGAGGATTTCCACCCGGTTCGCTGA
- the LOC141940281 gene encoding erythroblast NAD(P)(+)--arginine ADP-ribosyltransferase-like: MAPDSFDDQYRSCGRMMEEELEELNRSEFARNCVYAEAWTLAAAKRRNRQGHVPQPPALRPEHAVALLAYTLQEPLYREFNAAVREAGRSREKYLGAFCFKTLHFLLTEALCVLHDAQPRRCHHIYRGVQGVHFTAQQHQPVRFGRFTSTSLQNKTSQLFGQDTIFLVETCYGARISNFSSFPGEEEVLIPPFESFEVTDVARNGNRALIQLRSQDARSTYNCELVKEKRCQSRACVFSAGRSVPRDAP; the protein is encoded by the exons ATGGCCCCCGACTCCTTCGACGACCAGTACCGGAGCTGCGGCCGCAtgatggaggaggagctggaggagctcaaCCGCAGCGAGTTCGCCCGCAACTGCGTCTATGCTGAGGCCTGGACCCTCGCCGCCGCCAAACGGCGGAACCGGCAGGGCCACGTCCCCCAGCCGCCGGCGCTGCGGCCAGAGCACGCGGTCGCCCTCCTGGCGTACACGCTGCAGGAACCCCTGTACCGGGAGTTCAACGCGGCCGTGCGCGAGGCCGGGCGCTCCCGCGAGAAATATCTGGGCGCCTTCTGCTTCAAGACGCTGCATTTCCTCCTGACTGAGGCCCTGTGTGTCCTGCACgacgcccagccccgccgctgccacCACATCTACCGGGGCGTCCAGGGCGTCCACTTcactgcccagcagcaccagcccgtCCGCTTCGGCCGCTTCACCTCCACCTCCCTCCAGAACAAGACCAGCCAGCTCTTTGGCCAGGACACCATCTTCTTGGTGGAGACCTGCTACGGCGCCCGCATCAGCAACTTCTCCTCCTTCCCCGGGGAGGAGGAGGTCCTCATCCCGCCCTTCGAGAGCTTCGAGGTCACCGACGTCGCCCGCAATGGGAACAGAGCCCTCATCCAGCTCCGCTCCCAGGACGCGCGCAGCACCTACAACTGCGAGCTGGTGAAAG AGAAGAGATGCCAGAGCCGGGCGTGTGTCTTCAGCGCAG GCAGGAGCGTCCCCAGGGACGCCCCGTGA
- the ALG8 gene encoding dolichyl pyrophosphate Glc1Man9GlcNAc2 alpha-1,3-glucosyltransferase isoform X2, with the protein MAAGGSAMAAGGRSWFLALALGVSFLKCLLIPAYYSTDFEVHRNWLAITHNLPISQWYYEETSQWTLDYPPFFAWFECALSHVAKYFDPKMLVIENLNYTSRATILFQRFSVIFTDILFVYAVRECCRCVNGKRAAKDVLEKPTFILAVLLLWNFGLLIVDHIHFQYNGFLFGLMLLSVARLCQKRYLEGALLFAVLLHFKHIYIYVAPAYGIYLLRSYCFTANNADGSLKWRSFSVLHVTLLGLIVCLVSALSLGPFIVLGQLPQVISRLFPFKRGLCHAYWAPNFWALYNAMDKALTIFGLNDRRAGSRISAYCPPLCDSPGNINLYFHIYIGPRGFLQCLVLCALSSFMFGWHVHEKAILLAILPLSLLSVQRAKDAGIYLLLTTIGHFSLFPLLFTPPELPIKILLMLLFTVYSFSSLNSLFRRERPLLNWLETIYLIQLVPLEIFCEIIFPLTPWKRHFPFVPLLLTSVYCALGVTYAWLKLYISVLTERISVRQKAE; encoded by the exons atggcggcgggcggcagcgcaaTGGCGGCGGGCGGCCGCAGCTGGTTTCTCGCCCTGGCGCTCGGCGTGTCCTTCCTCAAGTGCCTCCTCATCCCTGCGTA TTATTCCACAGATTTTGAAGTCCATAGGAATTGGCTTGCCATCACTCACAACTTACCCATCTCTCAGTGGTACTATGAA GAGACTTCGCAATGGACCCTGGATTATCCACCATTTTTTGCTTGGTTTGAGTGTGCACTTTCGCATGTTGCCAAGTACTTTGACCCCAAGATGTTGGTTATTGAAAATCTAAATTACACCAGTCGTGCAACCATCCTCTTCCAAAGATTTTCTGTCATCTTTACAGATATCCTTTTCGTATATGCAGTTCGTGA GTGCTGCAGATGTGTAAATGGAAAACGAGCTGCAAAGGATGTCCTGGAAAAACCAACATTTATTCTTGCTGTTCTGCTCTTGTGGAATTTTGGGTTGTTAATTGTGGATC ATATCCACTTTCAGTACAATGGCTTTCTATTTGGGCTGATGCTTCTTTCTGTTGCGCGACTATGTCAG aaacGATACTTGGAGGGTGCTcttctttttgctgttcttttgcaTTTCAAACACATCTACATATATGTGGCCCCAGCATATGGCATTTATTTATTACGATCCTATTGTTTTACTGCAAATAATGCAG ATGGATCCCTGAAGTGGAGAAGTTTCAGCGTGCTTCACGTGACTCTTCTGGGGTTGATTGTCTGCCTTGTTTCTGCTCTTTCGTTGGGCCCCTTCATAGTATTG ggCCAGCTGCCTCAAGTCATTTCACGGCTTTTTCCTTTCAAGCGAGGCCTCTGCCATGCTTACTGGGCCCCTAACTTCTGGGCTTTGTACAACGCCATGGATAAAGCACTAACAATTTTTG GCCTCAATGACAGGAGGGCTGGTTCAAGAATTTCAGCATACTGTCCTCCCTTGTGTGACTCCCCTGGCAACATTAATCTGTACTTTCATATCTATATTG GGCCCAGAGGCTTTCTACAGTGCCTTGTTCTTTGTGCGTTGAGCTCCTTCATGTTTGGCTGGCACGTGCATGAAAAAGCAATACTTCTTGCTATTCTGCCTTTAAG CTTGTTGTCTGTTCAGAGAGCGAAGGATGCTGGCATCTACTTGCTTCTGACAACCATAGggcatttctctctttttccattgTTGTTCACGCCACCAg AGCTTCCGATTAAAATACTGCTCATGCTGCTGTTTACTGTTTATAGCTTCTCTTCGTTGAATTCTCTATTCAG GAGGGAGAGGCCTCTCCTTAACTGGCTTGAAACAATCTACCTTATCCAACTAGTGCCTTTGGAAATCTTCTGTGAAATTATATTTCCTCTGACCCCCTGGAAAAGGCACTTTCCTTTTGTCCCTCTGTTGCTGACCTCTGTATACTGTGCTCTGGGTGTCACGTACGCTTGGCTGAAACTCTACATCTCTGTCTTGACTGAGAGAATTTCTGTCAGACAAAAGGCCGAGTAA
- the LOC141940279 gene encoding thyroid hormone-inducible hepatic protein-like translates to MEQYFSATQKMEQEVMFPSLLRGVFPQQKGAAPAAGGHTDLYERYQLLKAIKPMVEKGLASVNDQSLTSADADTSSNDNDTMDTQLEERLSHHLAGLQQVLTHLTRDTNALTRRYSQILEQISPSEGQPSW, encoded by the coding sequence ATGGAGCAGTACTTCTCAGCCACCCAGAAGATGGAGCAGGAGGTGATGTTCCCCAGCCTGCTCCGAGGGGTCTTCCCGCAGCAGAagggggcggccccggccgcgggcGGCCACACGGACCTCTATGAGCGCTACCAGCTCCTCAAGGCCATCAAGCCCATGGTAGAGAAAGGCCTGGCCTCTGTCAACGACCAGAGCCTCACCAGCGCCGACGCCGACACATCCTCAAATGACAACGACACCATGGACACCCAGCTGGAGGAGCGCTTGTCCCACCACCTGGCCGGCTTGCAGCAGGTCCTCACCCACCTCACCAGGGACACCAACGCCCTCACCCGGAGGTACAGCCAGATCCTGGAGCAGATCAGCCCCAGCGAGGGGCAGCCCAGCTGGTGA
- the LOC141940280 gene encoding uncharacterized protein LOC141940280 has product MAAPRLPAWCGTVCGGMRKKEKRCRRRAKAQMQKPSAERSRPQAPCKQPTPHGRPEQTPSWAASPPTKRGMKEPALTLETCAIAKAPSTGDLWQRLPRRMYSSSPPLMSSSVSLDSFFCDLPRQRLYQPHWIHSSTSGSISSGDSCFCIPECGIAAMEELVAQESSGHTQYPEDNQGLVATAGGDGTLPKERLQPPTCMEVEAKLLRPGAKMWLNGQRVELPRGLLDTDEAVDGDKISRNNMAPDRSARLWRCLKACWNGAYSPAAAAGSASPRGDNAVPRGATGTLETADGGVGLGTRQG; this is encoded by the exons gggatgaggaaaaaggagaaacgTTGCAGAAGGAGAGCGAAAGCCCAGATGCAGAAGCCAAGTGCTGAGCGGTCGCGGCCCCAAGCACCCTGCAAACAGCCGACACCCCACGGCAGGCCTGAGCAAACTCCTTCCTGGGCGGCTTCTCCACCAAcaaagagaggaatgaaggagccTGCActgaccctggagacatg tgccatcgcgaaggcaccaagcacgggCGACCTGTGGCAGCGGCTACCCAGGAGGATGTACTCCTCGAGCCCCCCCTTGATGTCCAGCTCCGTTTCCTTGGACAGCTTCTTCTGTGACCTGCCCAGGCAGCGCTTGTATCAGCCGCATTGGATACACTCCTCGACGAGTGGCTCCATTTCATCAGGGgacagctgcttctgcatcccGGAGTGTGGGATTgctgccatggaggagctggtggcacaAGAGAGCTCGGGACACACCCAGTACCCCGAGGACAATCAGGGGCTGGTCGCAACAGCGGGCGGCGATGGCACCCTCCCCAAGGAGCgcctccagccccccacctgcaTGGAGGTGGAGGCGAAGCTGCTGCGGCCAGGAGCCAAAATGTGGCTCAATGGGCAGAGAGTGGAGCTGCCacgggggctcctggacacagacgaGGCTGTGGATGGGGACAAGATCAGCAGGAACAACATGGCACCGGACAGAAGTGCCCGGCTCTGGAGGTGTCTCAAGGCCTGCTGGAATGGTgcttacagtcctgctgctgctgctggttccgCAAGCCCCCGAGGTGACAACGCTGTTCCCagaggagcaacgggcaccctggagacagcagacgggggtgtagggctgggaacCAGACAGGGGTGA